The region ATTACACTGTCATGACCATGTTGCCTTTAACACACCTACTCACTACTGTGTGCAAACATTGGCCTTAACCAATGAAATAAACACATCTACAGTAATATAAAAACATAACCCTTATACTGTACTACAGTTGAATTAAGCGCTTTGAAATCATGCATTTGTGGCCATTTGCAATTATCAGCAACATATTTTATCACTTTATTACTGAGCTGAGAtcatcatgtgtgtttgtggctgttACATGTTATAATAAAAAACTCTTTTGAATGGTTTGTGCTCCTTTCCCACGCTTCTCCCAGTACAGCCAAGTGCTTACACACCAGGACAAGCCGACGTGCGTTTGTAACAGACACATTTTTACtcctttaaaatgaaatccTGAACGACTACCAGGTCCAACCTGCATGTAAGGTCCTCACCAGTAGATGCTCCCCTCTCACTCTTtttcaaactgaaaaaaaatcttctgcACAGAAGAAATCTCACTCTTGGAATTGAACCAAAGTgacattttacttttttttgccATGTGTATCTGTGATGATGCAGAGAACAACACTGGGTTCCACTATGTTCATCTTCTCTGACACTCCAACACTTCAAAGAGGAGGGCAGTGACTTGCTGCTGTAGGCTGAGATGACAGGGAAGAGAATTCTGGTCATTCCACTCCACTGGAGGAAAACTGAGACATTACGTCTGCGAGCCTGGTGGGTCAACAGGACCCTCGGTTGACTGTGCAGCAGAGTACCAGTCAGAGAAAATGACTGAAGAGGACTCCGTTTTATTGCTGTTATTGAGCTCAGCAAGTGTTGACACATCCGTATGATTCCCAGTGTATGAATCTGGCTGGATTTGAATAATCTTTGGATTTATGTTCTCCAGGTTGGTTGAGACCTGTTGATATCGAAGCCTCGGTTTGTCGCTTCACACTGAGAAGCAGCTCAGTGTGGTTCTTCCACTGCTCTGACCCAACTGGTAGCCTTTATTTGTGTGTTCACAGATTCTTTTCTCTATTTTCACATTCGCCTCCATCACCCATCTTTGCATTTAGCCGCTGATCTGATTCGACCAGGTCTGAATGcattcctgttgctgctcagtgATTGGCTGAGAAGATCCTTGCCTGAACAGGCCAATGAGTGTTGAGCTTCTCTCAGAGACACAAGTGTGCTTTGAAGCTTGTGAATATGTACAGAATCCATCCTCTGCATGCAGATATTACAAAGAAAATGTGTGGTTTCACAGAGACAATAAAAAGtatttctcattttaaaatccCACAGacttttatttcctttgatAGTTTGACATGCCAACAGAGAACGTCATCATTATATGGTCTCAGACCAACTTTACCATCGTATTTCTCATCACtactctcctttcctcttctccacGGCTTTCAAACGGCCCTCCAGGTTCCTCAGTCGGTTGTCCATTGAGCAAGTCTTTTCAGAGTCTGATTTGAGCAGATTCAAGAGAACGCACCCCAGCACCAATCCCCATAGCCGAACCGCCGTGGTGTCCGCATTCGCGTTCTTATCAGTCACGATCAGACCGAAAAGCCAGAGAACCAGGACAGTTTTCACCACCCAGAACACGCGCTTCACCACACAGATCACCAGATGAAGGAGCATCGTCAGCACCCAGTAGCCAAAGAGAGCCAGGAGGCCCCACTGGGCAATGGCGGTGACGCCCTCTGGAGTGAAGAGAGGTAATGTCACCGCAACTGTGAAGAGAAGAAACctgtgttttattcatttttatcaaCAGCATTGTAATAAAAGGCAATGAtaggaacattttcagtctGCTCCCATGGGGACAAAGCTCCTAGCAAACATTTGCTCCTCACGAGGAGTGGCAGACAAATTACCTAAGGGAAAGGCCCGCCTGCATATTTTCACTTGCACTGCACAGTTTTCCTGCTCCACTTTCTGTGTGTCTCAGTGCAGTAgtgacttacacacacacacacacagcactaaGCACTGTGCAACAGCCGGAAACGCCACAATGAACACGGGCCCACCTGGAACCTACCATTAAATCCGGTGACCCTGAGGATCTCTGTGAGGTACACAGCGATGACGTTGAGGCCACTGGCAGCCCCCTCAGCCAGGAATCGGATCACCATCTCCAAAAACTGTTGACGGAAGGGTGGAGACTTGTTTTGCTTTCTGAACAATGAGACAATGTTGTTATTTCAGCAATCATGCGGAGACAAGACGCAGACGCATCCCAAACGCGCCGGTTACAGTGCTTCTGCTGTATCTCAGCAGCGTGTGTTCAAGCAACAGCTGAACTGCACCGCTCTTGATTCTCGCACCGtgtcccacctccaccccagTACAAAAACAATCTCAcatctcacacacgcgcacacactgcGAGCTACCTCGTTAGTCAAGGTCGCGGGTGGTGCGGAAGGTTGGACGTGCGTGTCTTATCGGCACCTGTTGCACGACACACAAGGACTGTCCAGGCATGTCAGAGCAACCGCCGGGCATTTGTCACTTCATGTCAGTAAGTCTATACTTACAACCTGTTCTTGGGCAGTATGGATGGATTAAAAACATAATcttctcctcactcctcttAGAGGCAGCCACACATATGATAGGTTTTAGATCCTCTGATTATGTGGTAAATTTATGACAGTTGAAATTTCAACATTCCGGTTTTCCACAGTGGTGCATTCAGGTTGATCTCGTCACAATAGTTTTACTGCTTAGTGACAGTGTTTGGGTGACTGAATGAGTTTTTTAGTTGTGTTGCAGCTATGAATGCACGCACAAATGTCCTGTCAgtgaaagcaaagcaaaagagGATGTGCCATTTTAAAGTCACCAATCAATCTGATGAAAGGATCAGTTGGATCAGTGTTGCATCAGTCCTGATCAGGTGTTTGAAAGCACCACAGTTGGCCATATGCTGTATAAAAGCAGGGAAATGCAGCAccacaaaacaaaggaaaaaacaaacactcaaaCTCTCAGATTACCTGATCAGCACTGAGGCGCATAGGTAGGTTCCGGTGATCAGGGTACCCAGGGTGAACACCGGTGGGTGAATAGCTTTCTCTAGATTCTGCTGATATGCCGGAGATGCAACATTTTTTGCACTTCCTTATTTTAAAACCATTTCATACAGGAACTAAACTCAAACTGGTTACTGGAGTTGATAAACGGCTCCGAGCTCAGCTGACCTCCAACACAGAGTCGCTACACCACAAAACACAAGGCACAACTACAGCGGGGGTCTCTCATGCAGATGTGTCCCTATGCAAACATGCTCAGACTCTTTACAGAACGTGGCAACGGACACGGACCCCGTTTCAGGGGCCACATCTCAGGACAGACTAGTTGGAGACAACCAGGTTCTTACCATGGCCATGGTATAGACGTTCTCCTGACCGAGCAACGACTCGAGAAACAACACTGCACTCTGGGGAAGAGGGAGTCAGGTTGGGATGGAAGCAGGGAGACAGCAAAGTGTGTGTCGAGTAAAGAGGGGGGTGGAAATGCAAGAAGTGAAAGGGGGCAAAGATGATGAGGGGATCAGGGGTAGATTTACACGTTGGGGGGCATGGGCAGatatggatgggtggatggatagaggTGAGAGTTGAAAATTAGTGATCAAGTATTGATTAAAGAACATCAGCCAATCAAACAGTGAAGTTAGCCCGAACGGCTGAAACAGGAGGTATGAAGAAAAGAGGTGCGAGACACAAGGTGTCGCACCGCTCAGTACCTCAACAGCTGACCGGATGACGCCGATTCCCATCGCCGACTCCGCGTAACGCTGGATCTCCCGGTAGGTTCCGGTGATCAGGGTACCCAGGGTGAACACCGGTGGGTTCGCTTCTGCCGGCTTGGCCTTCTCGGTTTGTGGTTGAGCACCAGCCCAGCTCACCGCCAAACAGAGCCCCGCCACAGTCACGGTGAAGAAAAGCCGAGCCATGGCACCTCCGCCGCGCCCAGACGCACCAAAAATCATTGTCGGGGACGTGAGAACAGCAGGGGGAATGGTAACGCCAAGAATAATTACAGGCAAGTCAGAAGCGCAGCAAAGAGCAGGTTGGGCAGCTCAGTGAGCCAAGACAGGCTTGTCAGACAAAGACTTAAAAATGGCTTCTGCTGAGCGCATTCATTGGATACAAccgagagggggaaaaaaagcgaAACCCGCgaaggttttttaaaaaccacacacaagGAGGAGAAATCCAAGGGGCGACCAGCAAAGTAGAGTAAAACTAGTACACGCAAAAATCGCCAGTGGCTCAAAGCGAGCCTAGATTTTAATTATAAACTTTGGCAACGCTGCAAATGTCCAAACTGAGAACGCTCTTTCAAGGGCGCTCCAGAATTACCAGCAGCTATATTTGGTAAGAAACCGATCAGGACTTAAATCCAGCGGGCCTCAAAAAGACGACAGAGAgggaataattaaaaaaaacaacaaaaaaaaacaacatatatATTAAGCGCAAAAGCGATTCCACAAGTTCGAAAGGCAGTCGAAAGAAAAGGAAACGCGGTGGCGCTGAGCCCGACCACGAGTCTGATAAAGCCGCTTAATTCTGCTGCAAACTGCGCAAATTTGGTGCTCTTTTGTTTGCCAGTTTGTTTAAAATGCGCTGCTGGGGTAGATTATGTTGCACAACCTTTTCAAAAGTCCTCTTTGACGCTGCTGCCACATGACCCTTCAGCCTTCCAGCGTTTCTATTCCGATAGTCCAACACGGCTTCATCtcccggaggaggaggataaacACAGATTTGCACACTGGGATTTGTGGTTTTAATGTTCCGGGATAAACCCTTTAACGAATACTTAAGTGTTTGAATGCggaaaaaaataatatacaTAAACACCTCATTCTATTTTTTCTGATTAGACACATTTAGATTATTGTAGATTAGAAACACGGAAGAAAGTTTTCCTGACTCCCAAAGGAACTCCAGTGGTTTTCCTAGAACTTTGACTTTAATGAAGACAAAATAAAGCTGTATATAAGCCCTGTTCTCTGGCATTgctttataataataaaaagcaaGTCGCTGGAAACAAACTGGACAGTTTAATGTAGTACAaaccagtacagagaaggcagTTTTGaactcaaaataaaaaaaatctaaataaatcaaacagcaacaacagacgTTATTATACAGACTACACACAACTGTACAAAATTTACTGAACAGGGGAGATTTATTTTCTCACTGTAGTTCTCTACAGGTGTGTCGGCTTACATCACCAGTACAACAGAAATACTGGATGAcggaggttttctttttttttgtaaggCTAAACGTTCAGCTCACAGGCTCTGTAGATCTGAGGGGACCCCGGCCACCATGCTGCTGACAGGGGGAGGGGTGCATGTTCGCTCCCCTCCCTCTGGAGTGCACGCCTTTAGGCAGCTTCAGCCGATGTAGATGCGGTGGAAGTCGTTGGCTCCGAAAGCGGCGTTGCACTTGGGGCACTTCCTCTGGCGTGTGTCGTAGCGTGTCTTGACGCACTCGAAGCAGAAAACGTGGAAGCACTTGGTCAGCACCGCGTCCTTCACCCTCGAGTTGCAGCACGGACACGTTAAACGggcctgcgggggggggggggggggggggggggatttgaatAGAAGTGATGAGCCATAAACGGTGGACACAAAGGTCTCCAAGCACTTAATGGGAGATCTGATATAAAGCCTTTATGTATAAACTTGTATGAAAAATGCTAATCTGAGCTACACAAATCGGGTCTGATTGATGCGTTGACGCTGACGGAgacacaggtgaggtcaggctacaggtttttattttctacacaTTTGAAGACATGACCACAATGATAAAAATCCTACTGGGTTTGGCTTCAGAATTTATTTTAAGTATCATTGTGATATATCCTGATGTAAACACAGCGTGCCAGCTCACGGACACCAACCTTGTATTCGCTGATTTCTTCATTTAGGATGTCATCTCCATTGCTGATTTTTTCAGCTGGTTTCTTGGCCTTCTCAATCTTTCTCCTCAGTTTAGAGATGTCCTCCTGAAACACAGAATTATATGGGAAGTGTGTCTGTGGTCACCATTTTACCAGATTTGACTACTTTTCTATGTAAATAAGCTTAGAAGTCTATATTTGGTAATCAACATCAGCCCATTGTTAAGTACGTGGGATGAATGTGCCACAGAAAGGAATTGTTCTCTGCACCTTCTGGCACTGCAGCATTTTAAGTTTTTAAGTTTTCGATCGGCTCCATATGAGTGACACATTTTCTGATTTAAAAATGCCATAAAATCTTATCTATATTCAAGATAATGTAATTTAATTCAGATTTTTAGAGACAGAGAAAAGTCTCTATGACTTTTAATGTAGGTGGATGGTTTTTGACATCTTCCCctttaaatgtgattaaacGCTGAGGGTCGCGCTTGCGTGTTGATACCTGTGCTCGTCGTGCATTAAATGATTCTTTCTCCCTAGAGATGCTGTTCTCCACGACTTCCTCTCTGACCAGGCTGAGTCTCTGCTGAACCTGTTCCAGTTGAACTCTCACCTCCTCTGACAGTGTTGCAGATTCCTGAGCCTGGAGACAAAGATGTCCTTTGTGTTATTCACACATTTCacatcatttaaagaaaaaagctctCTAAACTAGCAAATATTTACCTTGCGTTTGTTCATGTCTAAAGCTTGTGTGCGGAGGGCAAGCTCTCTTTCTGCAGTGCTGATGGTGCCCTGCAGGAGGCGTTCTTTTTCCTCAAGCTTCCTCACCACCTGCAGCTGGGCATCAACCTAAGAAAAATACCAAAAGCATTAAAGCTaaaacaagctaaaataaaTTCAACAAACACTCAACAACAACTGCAGCCTTTTCAGTAAATCTGATACAGTAGTTTTGCAGAAGTTGGTTTTGCTTTTTATGCAATGTGTTTGTACCAGTTGCTCAAGAGTCCTGATGACTTACTTGAGTTTTTAAAGTAAGCAGTTGGTCGGCCAgttcttccttttcctctttgagCAACTTGTGGATCTGGTTCGACTTGATCCTCTCGCTCATCAACTTGAAGTTGGCGTCATCTttttctctgagctgctgcatcagaCGAATGTTCTGTTCCTGCATGTCCTCGAAGGCCTGGCCCGTCACATCCATCTCACTCAACAAGGCGTCCTCCTCCTAGACAGGAGGCGAAGTGGAGACAGAGTGAGAGACGTGAAATGGGAAATTGtactctgaaacaaacaaaaatcagcCCACAAACCTGTTTGGCTATGGAGAGTTTCTTGTTTAACATATCAATCTGCTCCTCCACAGAGCGGATCTTCCTCAGAGCCTCTTCGTCTGCCATTTTCttgccctccctcctctccctctcctccagttCCCTCAGCCTCTGCCGCAGCTCCTCTCCCTAAAATTAGAATTGAAATCATATAAATGACTGCAGCATCATAAAGAGAGAAAATTAGCCTAACGATAGGCCCATTATCCTGTTTCTGTGCACCGCCCACAAAGTCTGCGTGGATGATGTGTGGTGTGAAAGTGTGATCACCTCTGAGTTGTAtttcttttctgcagccatGAGCTGGACTTTGTCTCT is a window of Takifugu rubripes chromosome 14, fTakRub1.2, whole genome shotgun sequence DNA encoding:
- the LOC101075608 gene encoding transmembrane protein 109-like isoform X1 is translated as MIFGASGRGGGAMARLFFTVTVAGLCLAVSWAGAQPQTEKAKPAEANPPVFTLGTLITGTYREIQRYAESAMGIGVIRSAVESAVLFLESLLGQENVYTMAMFLEMVIRFLAEGAASGLNVIAVYLTEILRVTGFNVAVTLPLFTPEGVTAIAQWGLLALFGYWVLTMLLHLVICVVKRVFWVVKTVLVLWLFGLIVTDKNANADTTAVRLWGLVLGCVLLNLLKSDSEKTCSMDNRLRNLEGRLKAVEKRKGE
- the LOC101075608 gene encoding transmembrane protein 109-like isoform X2, translating into MIFGASGRGGGAMARLFFTVTVAGLCLAVSWAGAQPQTEKAKPAEANPPVFTLGTLITGTYREIQRYAESAMGIGVIRSAVEFLEMVIRFLAEGAASGLNVIAVYLTEILRVTGFNVAVTLPLFTPEGVTAIAQWGLLALFGYWVLTMLLHLVICVVKRVFWVVKTVLVLWLFGLIVTDKNANADTTAVRLWGLVLGCVLLNLLKSDSEKTCSMDNRLRNLEGRLKAVEKRKGE